The Pontibacillus halophilus JSM 076056 = DSM 19796 genome has a segment encoding these proteins:
- a CDS encoding DMT family transporter, whose protein sequence is MNNRTKGILLLLLSAFGFAMMSMFVKLSGELPTVQKTLFRNIISAVIAFGFVVYNKERIFGKKENQKLLLLRSSLGTLGMVLYFYAIDHLVLSDADMLNKLSPFLTILFAAWFLKERTKPFQIVSVLVAFGGTLFIIKPAFSLDLIPYLAGVSSAIFAAGAYTVLRVLGSKEQFYTVVFYFSFFTTVVLTPFTIIYFEPMSFQQVTYLLLAGLFATLGQFGITIAYSYAPAKEISIFFYSTVVYTAIISIVLFNQVPDVWSIIGYMVIFGASFYMFLRNKRENPAS, encoded by the coding sequence ATGAATAATCGAACTAAAGGTATTTTATTACTACTATTATCCGCTTTCGGATTTGCCATGATGTCAATGTTTGTCAAGCTATCAGGTGAATTGCCGACTGTACAAAAAACGTTGTTCAGAAACATTATTTCTGCCGTCATTGCATTTGGCTTTGTTGTGTACAATAAAGAGCGCATCTTCGGGAAGAAAGAAAACCAAAAGTTGCTGCTCCTGCGTTCATCGCTCGGTACATTAGGGATGGTACTTTATTTCTATGCCATTGACCACCTAGTGTTGTCAGATGCCGATATGCTGAATAAACTCAGTCCATTCTTAACAATCTTATTTGCAGCGTGGTTTCTGAAGGAGCGCACGAAGCCGTTTCAAATTGTCTCTGTCCTCGTCGCATTTGGAGGAACATTATTTATCATTAAACCAGCCTTCTCACTGGATTTAATTCCTTACTTAGCTGGAGTATCTTCAGCTATCTTTGCTGCTGGAGCATACACAGTCTTACGTGTACTTGGCTCGAAGGAGCAGTTCTATACCGTCGTATTTTACTTCTCCTTCTTCACAACGGTTGTGCTAACTCCGTTCACCATCATTTACTTTGAGCCTATGAGCTTTCAACAAGTTACCTACTTATTGTTGGCTGGGTTATTTGCTACGCTAGGTCAATTTGGAATCACCATTGCCTATTCCTATGCACCAGCGAAAGAAATCTCCATCTTCTTCTATTCCACTGTGGTTTACACAGCAATTATAAGCATTGTACTATTTAATCAGGTACCAGATGTATGGAGCATCATCGGCTATATGGTTATATTCGGAGCATCATTCTATATGTTCCTACGTAACAAACGTGAGAATCCAGCATCCTAA
- a CDS encoding DUF5365 family protein encodes MKMIKAATEEQEKYAEHVATHLREHMLPMFFSHQYQRELVNMDILELTNLRTYSMKEVMELTCAIHTLSIVLERMYRGEDTTHLRTIFKRNQQMLHGLQVNFPFDYVDFILVNDTTLDCSIELSSYVM; translated from the coding sequence ATGAAAATGATTAAAGCTGCTACAGAAGAACAGGAGAAGTATGCAGAACATGTAGCGACACATCTACGTGAGCACATGCTTCCGATGTTCTTCTCTCATCAGTACCAAAGAGAGCTAGTAAACATGGATATTCTTGAACTTACGAATCTCCGCACCTACTCGATGAAAGAAGTTATGGAACTTACCTGTGCCATACACACCTTATCGATTGTACTCGAGCGCATGTATAGGGGAGAGGATACGACTCACTTGCGTACGATTTTCAAGAGGAATCAACAGATGTTACACGGCTTACAGGTCAACTTTCCTTTCGACTACGTAGATTTTATCCTCGTTAACGACACGACTTTGGATTGTAGTATTGAACTCTCTTCCTATGTCATGTAA
- a CDS encoding VOC family protein — protein sequence MTIQTNGIHHITAIVQNPQVNLDFYEGFLGLRLVKKTVNFDDPGVYHFYFGDEYGRPGTILTFFPIERAMHGRVGMGQVERTLFSIPKGSAAYWEERLSEHEVSYNWKGSTLAFNDPEGLELGLIEEDREVKDVWENSSVPKEKAIQGFYGATLHSKAPKETVHLLTSMGYDVVEETEEHYELKASADLAQYLYIPKHPSVRGLQGAGTVHHIAFRTEKEADQQQWQQQLGEQGLRVTPVKDRDYFKSVYFHEPGGILFEIATDEPGFLIDEELHELGDHLRLPKWLDSHRNEIEAALPTIVRGKHS from the coding sequence ATGACTATACAAACAAATGGAATCCATCACATTACCGCAATTGTACAAAATCCACAAGTTAATCTCGATTTCTACGAAGGCTTTCTTGGACTTCGTCTTGTAAAGAAGACTGTAAACTTTGATGACCCCGGCGTGTATCACTTTTACTTCGGAGATGAATATGGTCGACCTGGAACAATCTTAACGTTCTTCCCTATTGAACGAGCTATGCATGGTCGAGTGGGGATGGGACAAGTAGAACGTACTTTATTCTCTATTCCTAAAGGAAGTGCAGCCTATTGGGAAGAACGATTAAGTGAACATGAAGTAAGCTACAATTGGAAAGGGAGTACGTTAGCCTTTAACGACCCTGAAGGACTTGAACTTGGTCTGATTGAGGAAGATCGAGAAGTGAAGGATGTATGGGAGAATAGTTCTGTACCGAAAGAAAAGGCTATTCAGGGATTCTATGGTGCAACTCTTCATTCCAAAGCTCCTAAGGAAACGGTTCACCTTCTTACGAGTATGGGATACGATGTAGTAGAAGAAACAGAAGAACATTATGAATTAAAGGCGTCTGCTGACTTAGCTCAATATCTATATATACCCAAGCACCCATCTGTTCGAGGCTTACAAGGTGCTGGAACAGTTCACCATATAGCATTTCGTACAGAAAAGGAAGCTGATCAACAACAGTGGCAGCAACAACTAGGAGAACAAGGGCTTCGTGTCACACCAGTGAAAGACCGTGATTACTTTAAATCGGTTTATTTCCATGAACCTGGAGGCATCTTATTTGAGATTGCTACCGATGAACCTGGATTTCTCATTGATGAAGAGCTACACGAACTAGGGGATCATCTACGCTTACCGAAGTGGCTCGATTCTCATCGAAATGAAATAGAAGCGGCACTACCAACTATTGTTAGGGGGAAACATTCATGA
- a CDS encoding DUF6501 family protein yields the protein MIHKTWTETATIKKVECVHADAEKYVVDSVLTPGKVYEVKNETEEFIFIIDNTGRIGGFKKDYFKEV from the coding sequence ATGATTCATAAAACGTGGACTGAAACAGCAACAATTAAAAAGGTAGAGTGTGTTCATGCAGATGCAGAAAAATACGTGGTAGACAGCGTGTTGACACCTGGAAAAGTATATGAAGTGAAAAATGAAACAGAAGAATTTATCTTCATTATTGATAATACGGGTCGAATTGGCGGCTTTAAGAAGGATTACTTTAAGGAAGTATAA
- a CDS encoding DUF2584 family protein, translating into MTMPLTMEWTITTEGKEKRVQEKENTFTLTLQGYQVFPLEQELHVYRYSQDEHVGKAQVKELHWAKGKTTITYQLISLYSVN; encoded by the coding sequence ATGACCATGCCTCTGACTATGGAATGGACCATCACAACGGAAGGCAAAGAAAAGCGGGTCCAAGAGAAAGAAAATACATTTACACTGACGCTTCAAGGTTACCAAGTGTTCCCACTTGAACAGGAATTGCACGTCTATCGTTATTCTCAAGATGAGCATGTTGGGAAAGCTCAGGTTAAGGAGTTGCACTGGGCAAAAGGAAAGACGACGATTACGTATCAACTAATTTCGCTCTATAGCGTCAATTAA
- the vrrA gene encoding VrrA/YqfQ family protein has protein sequence MPPGMRPFGPPGGFPTGGVPLARGANQAMQGASRAGGLLSRLRGLGNAGAGGVGNIPSNAQQLPGFFGNGFPNMPNMPVPTQQVPTGGGGLLSRLLNPGGANLAGGANAVQGVANAATSGGGGIGGMLGNVQSVMKMAQTAAPMVQQYGPMVRNIPTMIKLMKIMNEDDEEEVVEEEEEAEVELEEESDEEASEVKVRKVKPNKSSSKEKTDKERVKKTTTSSKKQATSNAKSNKKRSNSTGTKKSPKAKTGSQKNTKRTASKGASTPKMYI, from the coding sequence ATGCCTCCAGGTATGAGACCGTTCGGACCCCCAGGTGGATTTCCAACAGGCGGTGTCCCTTTAGCAAGAGGAGCAAATCAAGCGATGCAAGGTGCAAGTCGTGCAGGTGGTTTACTAAGCCGTCTACGGGGCTTAGGGAATGCTGGTGCTGGCGGTGTAGGTAATATTCCTAGTAATGCGCAGCAACTACCTGGCTTTTTCGGAAATGGATTTCCGAACATGCCAAATATGCCTGTGCCAACCCAACAAGTTCCTACCGGTGGAGGTGGCTTGTTGAGCAGGCTACTAAATCCAGGTGGTGCCAATCTCGCCGGAGGTGCCAATGCAGTCCAAGGTGTAGCGAATGCTGCAACGTCAGGTGGCGGTGGAATTGGTGGGATGCTAGGCAATGTGCAGTCTGTCATGAAGATGGCTCAAACGGCGGCACCGATGGTTCAACAATACGGTCCAATGGTTAGAAACATCCCGACGATGATTAAACTTATGAAGATTATGAATGAAGATGATGAAGAAGAAGTGGTTGAAGAGGAAGAAGAAGCCGAAGTGGAGCTTGAAGAGGAATCGGATGAAGAAGCAAGCGAAGTCAAAGTAAGGAAAGTTAAACCGAATAAGAGCTCTTCGAAAGAAAAAACAGATAAAGAGCGTGTGAAAAAAACGACAACTTCCTCTAAAAAGCAGGCTACTTCAAATGCTAAATCGAACAAGAAACGTTCTAACTCTACAGGGACAAAGAAGAGCCCAAAAGCGAAAACAGGTAGTCAAAAAAATACAAAACGTACCGCAAGTAAAGGTGCTTCAACACCGAAAATGTATATCTAA
- the sfsA gene encoding DNA/RNA nuclease SfsA, whose translation MGSIFVPFTKPLIETMFLERPNRFILHCRYQGEIITVHLPDPGRLTELLQEGASVYVQHSDDKGRKTEWSAVCVRSGTTLVSLNTTIANTLVEKALKEHRIPLLEEADYVRREYTLEGSRFDFLLHEEKTEHLVEVKSVTLGIDGIGYFPDAVTKRGRKHVEELTEYVLTDQGKATVIFVIGRDDLRLVKPADAIDPQFANALRKASKAGVNLIALSNCITLEGVQLKKEIPFVIEK comes from the coding sequence GTGGGAAGTATATTCGTCCCATTCACGAAACCGCTGATTGAAACGATGTTTTTGGAACGTCCTAATCGCTTTATCCTACATTGTCGTTACCAAGGAGAAATCATTACTGTCCACCTTCCTGACCCTGGTCGATTGACAGAACTGTTACAAGAAGGTGCATCCGTTTACGTGCAACATTCAGATGATAAGGGGAGAAAGACAGAATGGTCGGCAGTCTGTGTAAGGTCTGGAACAACGCTCGTCTCCTTGAACACAACCATAGCCAACACACTAGTAGAAAAAGCGCTTAAAGAGCATCGAATTCCGTTACTAGAAGAAGCGGATTATGTGCGGAGAGAGTATACTTTAGAAGGTTCACGCTTTGACTTTCTATTGCATGAAGAGAAGACAGAGCACTTAGTCGAAGTGAAAAGTGTAACACTTGGGATAGATGGGATTGGCTATTTCCCTGATGCGGTAACGAAACGAGGAAGAAAACATGTCGAAGAGCTTACAGAGTACGTGCTGACAGATCAAGGAAAAGCGACGGTTATCTTTGTAATAGGACGGGATGACCTGCGCCTGGTGAAACCAGCTGATGCTATTGACCCGCAATTTGCAAATGCACTCCGAAAAGCATCGAAAGCAGGTGTGAACCTAATCGCATTGTCCAATTGTATCACTCTTGAAGGGGTGCAATTGAAGAAGGAGATCCCTTTCGTTATCGAGAAGTAA
- the msrA gene encoding peptide-methionine (S)-S-oxide reductase MsrA, translating to MAANELKKATFAGGCFWCMVEPFDQRPGIHEIVSGYTGGRTENPTYEEVCSETTGHVEAVQITYDPEIFPYDRLLEVFWQQIDPTDAGGQFNDRGESYTTVIFYHDDEQKQLAEQSKQRLEESGKFKQPIVTKIVEASTFYRAEEKHQDYYKKQSFHYNLYKKGSGRKDFIESTWGMNKDPKELKRTLNPMQYKVTQENGTEPPYRNEYYDHEEDGIYVDIVSGEPLFSSTDKYDAGCGWPSFTRPIDVYYVDEHLDQSHGMIRTEVRSKQADSHLGHLFDDGPKDQGGMRYCINSAALRFVPKENMEEEGYGHLTFIFS from the coding sequence GTGGCAGCAAATGAATTAAAGAAGGCAACATTCGCAGGCGGATGTTTCTGGTGCATGGTGGAACCATTTGATCAACGACCTGGTATTCATGAGATTGTATCTGGGTATACAGGTGGTCGAACAGAGAACCCAACCTATGAAGAGGTGTGTTCAGAGACTACTGGTCATGTGGAAGCTGTCCAAATCACATATGATCCTGAGATTTTCCCTTATGACCGTCTTCTTGAGGTGTTCTGGCAACAGATAGACCCAACAGATGCAGGCGGGCAGTTTAACGACCGAGGCGAGTCTTATACGACAGTAATCTTCTATCATGATGATGAGCAGAAGCAGCTGGCCGAGCAATCCAAACAGCGATTAGAAGAAAGTGGAAAGTTTAAGCAACCTATTGTGACGAAAATTGTGGAAGCATCTACGTTTTACCGTGCTGAAGAGAAGCATCAAGACTATTACAAGAAACAGTCATTCCACTATAACCTTTATAAGAAGGGTTCCGGACGGAAGGACTTTATCGAGAGTACATGGGGAATGAATAAAGACCCTAAAGAGCTGAAACGTACGCTCAACCCGATGCAGTATAAAGTGACTCAAGAGAATGGGACTGAACCTCCATATCGGAACGAGTACTATGACCACGAGGAAGATGGAATTTATGTGGACATTGTATCGGGCGAACCTTTATTTAGTTCAACTGACAAGTACGACGCTGGCTGTGGTTGGCCTAGTTTCACGAGACCAATTGATGTCTATTACGTAGACGAGCACTTAGACCAATCTCACGGTATGATTCGTACAGAGGTTAGAAGTAAACAAGCTGACTCCCATTTAGGTCATTTATTTGACGATGGGCCAAAGGATCAGGGCGGTATGCGTTACTGCATTAATTCAGCTGCTCTACGCTTTGTACCGAAAGAGAACATGGAAGAAGAAGGATATGGGCATTTAACCTTTATCTTTTCCTAA
- a CDS encoding methyl-accepting chemotaxis protein, translating into MKTAEIKIPEANMLQTIQNNLAIIQFGVDRRVSYVNDIFARTMNFKSSKELLGVEHKRFCFDSFTYSKAYEEFWSSLLKGKSFQDKILRKNAFGEEVWLEATYMPIYEESRVIGVLKVATNITDRQQHMESVVKELQQTSQSLTSQSEEGLQRQHTFSLKVERMAGVSKGNREVLRVLENRAEDIKGIVSTIKAIASQTNLLSLNAAIEAARAGEYGRGFDVVAKEVRKLSQQVEQSIGEVRERVVHITDEINNMSKGTVAIESEMGEALRYIHRTIESYEQVVSSADVLKNEAAHLNSLL; encoded by the coding sequence ATGAAAACAGCTGAAATCAAAATTCCGGAAGCAAATATGTTGCAGACAATCCAAAATAATCTAGCAATCATTCAGTTTGGAGTAGACAGACGTGTTTCTTATGTAAACGACATTTTTGCACGCACGATGAACTTTAAATCTAGTAAGGAATTATTAGGGGTTGAGCATAAGCGTTTCTGTTTTGATTCTTTTACATATTCGAAAGCTTATGAAGAGTTTTGGTCGAGTCTCTTAAAAGGCAAGAGCTTTCAGGATAAAATCTTAAGAAAAAATGCGTTCGGGGAAGAGGTATGGCTTGAGGCTACCTACATGCCGATTTATGAAGAGAGCCGAGTGATTGGGGTGTTGAAGGTTGCAACAAATATTACAGACCGTCAACAGCATATGGAAAGTGTAGTAAAGGAGCTTCAACAGACATCTCAATCTCTAACGAGTCAATCTGAGGAAGGTTTACAAAGGCAACACACATTTTCTTTGAAAGTTGAACGGATGGCGGGCGTATCGAAAGGAAATCGGGAGGTTCTACGTGTTCTAGAGAATAGGGCAGAAGATATAAAGGGCATTGTGAGCACGATTAAAGCCATTGCTTCACAAACGAATCTCTTATCATTAAACGCAGCAATTGAGGCTGCGAGAGCAGGAGAGTACGGTCGAGGCTTTGATGTTGTAGCGAAAGAAGTGAGAAAGTTATCGCAGCAAGTGGAGCAATCGATTGGAGAGGTTCGTGAGCGAGTCGTTCATATCACTGATGAAATTAATAATATGTCCAAAGGAACGGTTGCAATTGAGTCAGAGATGGGGGAAGCTTTACGTTACATTCATCGGACAATTGAAAGTTATGAGCAAGTTGTCTCCTCCGCTGATGTATTAAAGAATGAAGCCGCGCATTTAAATAGTCTATTATAA
- a CDS encoding glyoxalase, with amino-acid sequence MSFLIKGIDHVQVAAPEGSEEAARLFYGEQLGLPEMDKPEALKRNGGVWFQCGMHELHIGVEATFTSARKAHPAIEVEEIEALMEHLENVHISYRVDESIPGVKRIYVHDPFDNRLEFIQRN; translated from the coding sequence ATGTCCTTTTTAATCAAAGGCATTGACCATGTTCAAGTGGCAGCTCCAGAAGGAAGTGAGGAAGCTGCGCGATTATTCTACGGCGAGCAGCTAGGGCTTCCTGAAATGGATAAGCCAGAAGCTTTAAAACGTAATGGAGGTGTGTGGTTTCAGTGTGGGATGCACGAACTACATATCGGGGTTGAAGCGACATTTACGAGTGCTAGAAAAGCTCATCCTGCAATTGAAGTTGAGGAGATAGAAGCACTTATGGAACATTTGGAGAACGTGCACATTTCTTATAGGGTAGATGAGTCTATTCCTGGAGTTAAGCGCATATATGTTCACGATCCATTCGACAACCGTTTAGAATTTATTCAACGAAACTAA
- a CDS encoding alpha/beta hydrolase produces the protein MKHIFHHGKSKDANVLLLLHGTGGNEHDLLPIAEMIDPDAHVLSVRGNVSENGMPRFFRRLEEGVFDEEDLIERTSELNAFLDEASRDYGFNRNVVIAVGYSNGANIAGSLLIHHQDSLKDAILFHPMVPRRGVNVPDLTGRNVFIGAGTNDPICKPEETNELERLLNDAGATVTVHWESMGHRLTESEVTRAKKWYHQI, from the coding sequence ATGAAACATATCTTTCACCATGGGAAATCAAAGGATGCGAATGTATTGCTCCTCTTACATGGAACTGGGGGAAATGAGCATGACTTACTCCCAATCGCGGAAATGATTGACCCAGATGCTCACGTGTTGAGTGTAAGAGGAAACGTGAGTGAAAATGGTATGCCTAGGTTCTTTAGACGTCTTGAAGAAGGCGTATTTGACGAGGAAGACCTAATTGAACGAACGAGTGAATTGAATGCCTTCCTTGATGAAGCATCGCGTGATTATGGATTTAACCGTAATGTAGTTATCGCTGTTGGCTATTCAAATGGTGCGAACATTGCTGGGAGTTTGCTGATCCATCATCAGGACAGCTTGAAGGATGCCATACTCTTTCATCCCATGGTACCAAGGCGGGGTGTGAATGTACCAGATTTAACAGGAAGGAACGTCTTCATCGGTGCCGGTACAAATGACCCGATTTGTAAACCTGAAGAAACAAATGAATTGGAGCGTCTTCTTAATGATGCAGGCGCGACGGTTACTGTTCACTGGGAATCAATGGGTCACCGTTTAACAGAGAGTGAAGTAACAAGAGCGAAGAAATGGTACCACCAGATATAG
- a CDS encoding uracil-DNA glycosylase gives MIQLAQDWKRILSHQFEQPYYIELREFLKKEYEQETVYPNMHDIYNALYYTSFEQTKVVILGQDPYHGPDQAHGFSFSVKPGVKLPPSLRNMYKELQSDIGVESPNHGYLLSWAKQGVLLLNTVLTVRKGQAHSHKRQGWEMFTDEVIASLNDREEPTVFLLWGKPAQSKRNLIDETKHYVLTAPHPSPLSAHRGFFGSRHFSKTNEILEATGQSPIEWQLPMDPYPDNH, from the coding sequence ATGATTCAACTTGCACAAGATTGGAAACGCATTTTATCTCATCAATTTGAACAGCCTTATTACATAGAGCTACGAGAATTTCTAAAGAAGGAGTATGAGCAAGAAACCGTCTATCCGAACATGCACGACATTTACAATGCTCTTTACTACACATCGTTTGAACAGACGAAAGTAGTTATTCTAGGCCAAGATCCTTACCATGGACCAGATCAAGCACATGGGTTTAGCTTCTCTGTAAAGCCAGGGGTGAAATTACCTCCGTCCTTAAGAAACATGTATAAGGAATTACAATCAGATATTGGAGTAGAAAGCCCAAATCATGGGTACTTGTTGTCTTGGGCGAAACAAGGTGTACTCTTGTTAAATACCGTATTAACCGTGCGCAAAGGACAGGCTCACTCTCATAAACGCCAAGGTTGGGAGATGTTTACAGATGAAGTGATTGCTTCTTTAAATGATAGGGAAGAGCCAACTGTGTTTCTCTTGTGGGGAAAGCCTGCCCAGTCGAAGCGTAACCTAATAGACGAAACTAAACATTATGTATTAACTGCTCCTCATCCGAGCCCATTATCCGCTCATCGAGGTTTTTTTGGGAGTAGACACTTTTCTAAGACAAATGAAATCTTGGAAGCTACGGGACAATCACCTATCGAATGGCAATTGCCTATGGACCCTTATCCCGACAACCATTAA